A single genomic interval of Helianthus annuus cultivar XRQ/B chromosome 6, HanXRQr2.0-SUNRISE, whole genome shotgun sequence harbors:
- the LOC110864058 gene encoding uncharacterized protein LOC110864058 yields the protein MSNLSNLEFTTLEISGNNYPSWAFDAKTHLEAMSLGKTIIDGNKTSLQEKTKAMAFIRLHLHEDLKRENRTVEDPLDLWKNIQERFDHLKLVLLSKTRYKWVHLRLRDHKTVSEYNSALLRVTSELKLCGEQITDKDMIEQTISTFHLSNMLLAQQYRERNFTKYSELISCLLVVEQNNKLILQNH from the coding sequence ATGTCGAACTTATCAAATCTTGAATTCACTACACTTGAAATCTCGGGCAACAACTACCCCTCGTGGGCTTTTGATGCTAAAACCCATCTGGAAGCAATGAGTCTGGGGAAGACAATCATTGATGGGAATAAAACGTCCCTTCAAGAAAAAACTAAAGCTATGGCATTCATTCGCCTTCATCTTCATGAAGACCTAAAGAGGGAAAACCGTACTGTCGAGGACCCTCTCGACTTATGGAAAAACATTCAAGAAAGATTTGACCACCTGAAGTTGGTCTTACTCTCTAAAACTCGCTACAAGTGGGTTCATTTAAGGCTACGAGATCATAAGACTGTTAGTGAGTACAACTCTGCCCTTCTTCGCGTCACCTCTGAGCTTAAATTATGTGGTGAACAAATCACCGACAAAGACATGATTGAGCAAACTATCTCAACGTTCCATTTATCCAACATGCTCCTGGCGCAGCAGTACAGGGAACGTAATTTTACAAAATATTCTGAGCTAATATCATGTTTGTTGGTCGTAGAACAAAACAACAAGCTCATACTACAAAATCATTAA